Proteins encoded together in one Benincasa hispida cultivar B227 chromosome 1, ASM972705v1, whole genome shotgun sequence window:
- the LOC120079345 gene encoding acanthoscurrin-1-like: protein MKTYGIVLITCGSVIAGIMILRCVCKFGGRKIMKTVTYIPNAASQRNPDLERGQPNKNNGGITILAGAAAGLATAAVVTNLGNDDTGGGGGCGGGEGGDSGGGCGGGGCGGGGCGGGCGG, encoded by the coding sequence ATGAAAACTTATGGCATTGTTCTCATAACTTGTGGGTCTGTGATAGCGGGTATAATGATTTTACGGTGTGTTTGTAAGTTTGGAGGTCGTAAAATAATGAAAACAGTGACATATATACCCAATGCCGCTTCACAGAGGAACCCTGATCTTGAACGTGGCCAACCTAATAAGAACAACGGTGGCATCACTATTCTTGCTGGAGCAGCTGCTGGTTTAGCTACTGCTGCTGTTGTTACCAATTTAGGCAATGATGATACCGGTGGTGGAGGCGGTTGTGGTGGTGGTGAAGGAGGTGATTCTGGTGGCGGTTGTGGCGGTGGTGGATGTGGAGGTGGAGGTTGTGGTGGTGGCTGTGGAGGTTGA